Proteins encoded by one window of Cyclobacteriaceae bacterium:
- a CDS encoding FKBP-type peptidyl-prolyl cis-trans isomerase, protein MKILNAVLVVGLAILFACGDSAKEKVTPNGLKFNVIKDGDGVLPKPGEVVVFQFVFSDSKDSVWGETSDLMPAAAMINDSSALVSEDGITQMLRMVSKGDSVRLSLPITKFFNEIVRAPLPPDVDSTLTLIYNIRVDSIMSQMDFMTYQREIMNGFNEKQLADDIKAIDEHLAGKNIEAVKLESGIRYVITKPGVGENAKSGQTVKVNYSGYLLDGQYFDSSVQSVAEEKGIYNPMRPYEPYEVTIDQTSVIKGWHESLKYLNAGAQGTFYIPSTLAYGPQQRSEVIKENSILVFDLEVLEVK, encoded by the coding sequence ATGAAAATCCTAAATGCAGTACTGGTTGTTGGTTTGGCAATACTATTTGCCTGTGGTGATAGTGCTAAAGAAAAAGTTACTCCAAACGGCCTTAAGTTTAACGTGATTAAAGATGGTGATGGTGTATTGCCAAAGCCTGGAGAAGTTGTTGTGTTTCAGTTTGTTTTCAGCGACTCAAAAGATTCAGTTTGGGGAGAAACCAGTGATTTGATGCCGGCAGCTGCCATGATCAACGATAGTTCAGCGCTTGTTTCAGAAGATGGCATTACCCAAATGCTGCGCATGGTCTCAAAAGGCGACAGTGTTCGGTTAAGTTTGCCTATTACTAAATTCTTTAATGAAATTGTTCGCGCACCGCTCCCTCCGGATGTTGACAGCACACTTACGTTAATCTATAATATTCGGGTTGACAGTATCATGAGTCAAATGGATTTCATGACCTACCAGCGCGAAATCATGAACGGGTTTAACGAGAAGCAACTTGCTGATGATATCAAGGCCATTGATGAACACCTGGCTGGAAAAAACATTGAAGCTGTAAAGCTGGAATCAGGTATCCGGTATGTGATTACAAAACCTGGAGTTGGTGAAAATGCCAAGTCAGGTCAGACGGTTAAAGTAAACTACTCTGGTTATTTGCTTGATGGCCAGTATTTTGATTCAAGCGTTCAATCCGTTGCTGAGGAGAAGGGAATTTATAACCCCATGCGTCCGTATGAACCCTATGAGGTTACAATTGATCAAACCAGTGTAATAAAAGGCTGGCACGAGTCGTTGAAGTACCTGAATGCCGGTGCACAGGGAACGTTTTATATTCCGTCAACCCTGGCGTACGGTCCTCAGCAGCGTAGTGAAGTGATTAAAGAAAATTCGATTTTGGTTTTTGATTTAGAGGTGTTGGAAGTAAAGTGA
- a CDS encoding bifunctional oligoribonuclease/PAP phosphatase NrnA — protein sequence MTNLQEYNEFMSVSRRVVIVTHFKPDADALGSSLGLSAFLKKYGHQVTVITPSDYPAFLNWLPGNDEVVIFSERIVEKVKSLVADAEVIFCLDFSALSRINSIGEMIKNASGKKVLIDHHLEPEKFADFEQWDAKAASTAGLVYELIIELGERAKIDSIIADCLYAGLLTDTGGFRHNNTRREEFMIASDLVSLGANPTRVSKLIYDTNTLERLRLMGYVLSEKLVVLPEYKTAYMTLSQEELKKFGSQSGDTEGFVNYGLSIEGIHLSVMIYERKDEIKLSFRSLGEFSVNELARKYFNGGGHRNASGGSSTNSLQVTLEKFLSILPEYKEKILSARV from the coding sequence ATGACAAACCTGCAGGAGTATAATGAGTTTATGTCTGTTTCCAGGCGAGTGGTTATTGTTACCCACTTTAAGCCGGATGCGGATGCCTTGGGATCATCTTTAGGATTGTCTGCCTTTTTGAAGAAATACGGTCATCAGGTTACGGTTATTACCCCCAGCGATTATCCGGCATTTCTCAATTGGCTGCCTGGTAATGATGAAGTTGTGATTTTCAGCGAAAGGATAGTTGAAAAAGTGAAAAGTTTGGTGGCGGATGCCGAAGTTATTTTCTGCCTGGATTTTTCTGCGTTGAGCCGGATTAACTCCATTGGCGAAATGATAAAAAATGCTTCCGGCAAGAAAGTACTGATCGATCATCACCTTGAGCCGGAAAAGTTTGCCGATTTTGAACAATGGGATGCGAAGGCGGCCTCTACTGCCGGACTTGTTTACGAATTAATTATTGAGTTGGGGGAACGGGCAAAAATTGATAGCATCATTGCCGATTGCCTGTACGCAGGTTTACTTACCGATACCGGGGGATTCCGTCATAACAACACCAGACGTGAAGAATTTATGATTGCCTCTGACCTGGTTTCTTTAGGTGCTAATCCGACACGCGTTTCAAAACTTATTTATGATACCAATACGCTTGAGCGTTTAAGGTTAATGGGTTATGTACTCAGCGAGAAGCTCGTGGTATTACCCGAATATAAGACCGCATACATGACGCTTTCGCAGGAAGAACTTAAAAAATTTGGTTCGCAGTCGGGTGACACGGAAGGATTTGTGAACTATGGTCTTTCCATTGAAGGTATTCATTTATCGGTAATGATCTATGAACGCAAGGACGAGATAAAGTTATCGTTCCGTTCATTGGGCGAATTTTCGGTAAATGAGTTGGCAAGAAAATATTTTAATGGAGGAGGTCATCGGAATGCCTCAGGCGGTTCATCTACCAATTCATTGCAGGTTACCCTTGAAAAATTTTTAAGTATTTTGCCGGAGTACAAGGAGAAGATTCTCTCAGCCCGGGTTTAA
- a CDS encoding nucleoside-diphosphate kinase translates to MATNRTFTMIKPDAVSAGNSGAITKMIEEAGFRIVAMKKTQLSPERAGQFYAIHKERPFYKDLCTYMSSGPIVPMILEKENAVEDFRKLIGATDPQKAAPGTIRNLFAKSIEANAIHGSDSDANAEIEGNFFFSHMEQF, encoded by the coding sequence ATGGCGACAAACAGAACTTTTACCATGATAAAACCCGATGCGGTGAGTGCCGGAAATTCGGGAGCAATTACCAAAATGATTGAGGAAGCGGGCTTCCGTATTGTTGCGATGAAAAAAACGCAACTAAGTCCGGAGCGTGCAGGTCAGTTTTACGCGATTCACAAGGAACGTCCTTTCTATAAAGACCTTTGCACCTACATGTCATCCGGACCGATTGTGCCGATGATTTTGGAGAAAGAAAATGCCGTAGAAGATTTCCGTAAGCTAATTGGCGCTACTGACCCACAAAAAGCTGCACCCGGCACCATCCGCAACCTGTTTGCTAAATCCATTGAGGCGAATGCGATTCATGGATCAGACAGCGATGCCAATGCCGAGATTGAAGGCAACTTCTTCTTCTCGCACATGGAGCAGTTTTAA
- a CDS encoding aminoglycoside phosphotransferase family protein, with protein MVTTNIPEEILQAYNFDKLQVKIAPLGVGHINQTFKVTQGSACYVLQRINKLVFIKPEYIAENIRLVANHLDKNFPDYFFLKPVLSATGNDIEFDRDNHPWRLFPFVESGVTKETLTSELEAFEAARGFAALTRRLSTCSLENIKPTIDRFHDLTWRVEQFRESISMAEQSRLETAAEAIADANRFSFLADEYKTLINSGDLQLRITHNDTKINNILFDTETAKARCVIDLDTLMPGYFIYDLGDLIRTCVSPVSEEETDPSKIIFRKNFYDAVVNGYLTEMGEALTKKELHAVSFSGLMMTYIMALRFLTDYLKGDVYYSVRYDGQNLSRATNQFKLLQLLYDEVYHGSSNKKG; from the coding sequence GTGGTGACCACAAATATTCCTGAAGAAATTCTTCAGGCGTACAATTTTGATAAGCTTCAGGTTAAGATCGCCCCTTTAGGTGTCGGTCATATTAATCAAACGTTTAAGGTAACACAAGGCTCAGCTTGTTACGTTTTACAGCGCATCAATAAGCTTGTGTTCATTAAACCAGAGTACATTGCTGAGAATATACGTCTCGTTGCCAATCACCTGGATAAAAATTTTCCGGATTACTTTTTTTTGAAACCGGTGTTATCCGCTACCGGGAATGATATTGAGTTTGATCGTGACAACCACCCGTGGCGATTATTCCCATTTGTTGAAAGCGGTGTTACCAAAGAAACCCTGACCTCGGAACTTGAGGCATTTGAAGCGGCCCGTGGTTTTGCCGCCCTTACCCGAAGACTTTCAACCTGTTCGCTAGAAAATATAAAACCCACCATCGATCGGTTTCACGACCTCACCTGGCGCGTTGAACAGTTTAGAGAATCAATTTCGATGGCTGAGCAGAGCAGACTCGAAACTGCTGCAGAGGCAATTGCTGATGCAAACCGGTTTTCTTTTTTAGCAGATGAATATAAAACACTGATTAATTCAGGGGACTTACAACTTCGCATTACGCACAACGATACAAAAATCAATAACATCCTGTTTGATACGGAAACTGCTAAAGCACGCTGTGTAATTGACCTGGATACCTTGATGCCGGGTTATTTTATTTACGATCTGGGTGATCTCATTCGAACCTGTGTGAGTCCGGTGAGTGAGGAGGAGACGGATCCTTCCAAAATTATTTTTCGAAAGAATTTTTATGATGCAGTAGTTAACGGGTATCTCACAGAAATGGGGGAAGCTTTGACAAAGAAGGAATTGCATGCGGTTTCATTTTCTGGCCTGATGATGACGTACATTATGGCACTTCGATTCCTGACCGATTACCTGAAAGGCGATGTATATTATTCCGTTCGCTATGACGGACAAAATTTGAGCCGTGCAACAAATCAATTTAAGTTACTCCAGCTTTTGTATGATGAAGTTTATCATGGAAGTAGTAACAAAAAAGGCTAA
- a CDS encoding sugar phosphate nucleotidyltransferase: MSTNNKLTLLVLAAGMGSRYGGIKQIDGFGPNGETIMDYSLFDAIRFGFTKVVFIVREEIKETVKEIFLPKLKGKVEVDFVVQALDTLVPKEYQNPERQKPWGTGHAMLCAKDAIHEPFAVINADDFYGQEAFKNVAGFFKSSNNDHALVGYTLKNVLSDFGSVSRGVGEEDANGYLTSVVERTNVSRVDGKIIAKEKDGDVELNPEAKTSMNFWGFHPSIFPATERMFHNFLKENSSNIKAEFFIPLIANELVKTGEGKIKVISGGSTWFGVTYKEDKEAVSQKIKDLVNSGEYPAKLW, translated from the coding sequence ATGAGCACAAACAATAAACTCACCTTACTGGTATTGGCAGCAGGTATGGGCAGCCGGTATGGCGGAATAAAACAAATAGATGGCTTTGGCCCGAATGGGGAAACCATAATGGATTACTCCTTATTCGATGCCATCCGCTTCGGCTTTACCAAAGTGGTGTTTATTGTGCGTGAAGAAATAAAGGAAACTGTAAAGGAAATCTTTCTGCCAAAATTGAAAGGCAAGGTTGAAGTTGATTTTGTGGTGCAGGCGTTGGATACGCTGGTTCCTAAAGAATACCAAAACCCCGAACGGCAAAAACCATGGGGTACAGGCCATGCCATGTTGTGCGCCAAGGATGCTATTCATGAACCTTTTGCTGTAATTAATGCAGATGATTTTTACGGACAAGAGGCATTTAAAAATGTGGCTGGTTTTTTTAAGTCCTCGAACAACGATCATGCCCTGGTTGGCTATACGTTAAAGAACGTACTTTCTGATTTTGGAAGCGTTTCGCGTGGAGTAGGCGAGGAAGATGCCAATGGTTACCTGACTTCTGTTGTTGAGCGGACTAATGTTTCACGCGTGGATGGAAAAATTATTGCAAAGGAAAAAGACGGGGATGTGGAACTTAATCCCGAAGCAAAGACATCTATGAATTTCTGGGGATTTCATCCTTCCATTTTTCCGGCAACCGAAAGAATGTTCCATAATTTCTTAAAAGAAAATTCATCAAACATAAAAGCCGAATTCTTCATACCCTTAATTGCCAATGAACTGGTTAAAACCGGTGAAGGAAAAATCAAGGTGATTTCTGGTGGAAGCACCTGGTTTGGTGTAACCTATAAAGAAGACAAGGAGGCAGTTTCCCAAAAAATCAAGGATTTGGTAAACAGTGGTGAGTATCCGGCAAAGTTGTGGTGA
- a CDS encoding sugar MFS transporter — protein MEQTANRYTQSIIIIGILFFIFGFVTWLNGPLITYVKLAFSLDTDSKAFLVTTAFYMAYFFLALPSSWILERTGMKKGMALGLLVMAIGTFVFGQFATHRNYPVSLVGLFVIGSGLSILQTASNPYISIIGPIESAAKRISIMGICNKVAGILSPIVLGALVLKDINKLEEKVSLAASSQEQEQILSAFAATIYLPYMIMAAILAVLAYWILKSGLPEIKASDVNTQPTGTNTKTSIFQFAYLWLGAFCIFVYVGAEVMAGDAIGTYGKGFNIPTDETKYFTSLTLVAMLVGYVAGLSTIPKIISQQTALKISAWLGIAFTVAALLTKGYVSVGFVAALGLANAMMWPAIWPLAIDGLGKFTERGSALLIMGIAGGAIIPKIFASLKEQYDFQWTFFAIMLPCYLFILFFAMRGHLIGKAKSN, from the coding sequence ATGGAGCAAACGGCCAACCGTTACACCCAATCGATTATCATAATCGGTATATTATTTTTCATTTTCGGATTTGTTACGTGGCTTAACGGTCCGCTAATCACCTACGTAAAGCTGGCCTTCTCGTTGGATACCGATTCCAAAGCTTTTCTGGTCACAACAGCCTTTTACATGGCCTACTTTTTTCTAGCCTTGCCTTCATCCTGGATTTTAGAAAGAACCGGAATGAAAAAGGGAATGGCGCTGGGTCTGTTAGTAATGGCCATTGGCACATTTGTGTTTGGCCAGTTTGCAACACACAGAAATTATCCGGTGTCTTTGGTTGGATTATTTGTGATCGGTTCTGGTTTATCCATTCTTCAAACCGCTTCAAATCCGTACATCAGCATCATCGGGCCTATTGAAAGTGCTGCGAAGCGTATTAGTATCATGGGCATTTGTAATAAGGTTGCCGGAATTCTTAGTCCAATTGTGTTGGGGGCCTTGGTACTTAAAGACATCAACAAGCTGGAAGAAAAGGTTAGCCTGGCTGCTTCGTCACAAGAACAAGAACAAATTCTTTCTGCCTTTGCGGCAACCATTTATTTGCCATACATGATCATGGCAGCTATTCTTGCCGTCTTGGCTTATTGGATTTTAAAATCCGGTTTACCGGAAATAAAAGCATCCGATGTTAATACCCAACCCACTGGCACAAATACAAAAACAAGCATTTTTCAGTTTGCCTACCTATGGCTTGGCGCGTTTTGCATTTTTGTGTACGTAGGTGCAGAAGTTATGGCCGGTGATGCCATCGGCACGTATGGCAAAGGTTTTAACATTCCAACTGACGAAACAAAATACTTCACCTCACTTACGCTTGTTGCCATGTTAGTTGGCTATGTGGCGGGCTTGAGTACTATTCCAAAAATTATTTCGCAACAAACGGCATTGAAAATTTCTGCATGGCTTGGAATTGCATTTACAGTTGCAGCCTTATTAACAAAAGGATATGTTTCTGTTGGTTTTGTGGCAGCGCTTGGCCTGGCAAACGCCATGATGTGGCCAGCCATCTGGCCTTTAGCCATTGACGGACTTGGAAAATTTACTGAGCGTGGATCAGCACTATTGATTATGGGTATTGCAGGTGGTGCAATCATCCCTAAAATTTTCGCGAGCTTGAAAGAACAATACGACTTTCAATGGACCTTCTTTGCCATTATGTTGCCTTGCTACCTGTTTATTTTGTTTTTTGCCATGCGTGGTCATCTGATTGGCAAGGCCAAATCAAACTGA
- a CDS encoding ATP-binding protein: protein MIDQLKLICFYGPESTGKSVMAKKIAEQYNTVFVPEVARELITTNDFNREDIITIGRKQTERIFQQVRKANKFLICDTDLITTQIYSRHYLGVVPPVLYEFEKMVEYDQYFLFDIDVPWVNDGLRDLGEMNKRREMYDLFKAELERRSISWIDVRGSWEERTQIITRAIDKMLA from the coding sequence GTGATTGATCAACTAAAACTGATTTGTTTCTACGGCCCCGAAAGCACGGGCAAATCGGTTATGGCAAAAAAAATAGCTGAGCAGTATAATACTGTTTTTGTTCCCGAAGTAGCACGCGAACTGATTACCACTAACGACTTTAACCGGGAAGACATCATAACCATTGGGCGCAAGCAAACAGAGCGCATCTTTCAACAGGTGCGCAAGGCCAACAAATTTCTGATTTGCGACACAGATCTGATTACTACACAAATTTATTCGCGCCATTACCTGGGTGTTGTTCCGCCAGTACTCTATGAATTTGAAAAGATGGTGGAGTACGATCAGTACTTTTTATTTGATATAGATGTGCCTTGGGTAAATGATGGTTTGCGCGATCTCGGAGAAATGAATAAACGTAGAGAGATGTATGACCTGTTTAAGGCTGAACTTGAGCGAAGAAGTATCTCATGGATTGATGTGCGTGGAAGCTGGGAAGAGCGCACGCAGATTATTACACGAGCAATCGATAAAATGCTTGCGTAA
- a CDS encoding porin family protein has protein sequence MNDQNEALFMRKFNGNIMVKLNPIFMFVLLGLLAWNKAEAQILVGPVVGTHVGWASFDDRDLKDFYDVSPTFGFHAGGSVAFRVQKRYFLQTSIMYTQKEKKISGGGDGMFSNSLRNQYIDMPILYTAEFKARLGKDKVYKWYLGVGPNVSYWLGGKGTLANSSLDENLIDELKYTVTFGKQTEIGEQEMNVEDPNRVQLGLNISAGLIFEPMGIHKFMLTTRYEHGHSFLSRNSMGVYGEIDAQYQDELKVRNNAFVVSLYYFVDLKIEERHKGKSTSKIKTGKKRRR, from the coding sequence ATGAACGACCAAAATGAAGCTTTGTTCATGCGTAAGTTTAATGGCAACATTATGGTAAAGCTTAACCCCATTTTTATGTTTGTTTTACTGGGACTTTTAGCCTGGAATAAGGCAGAAGCCCAGATTTTAGTTGGTCCGGTGGTAGGCACCCATGTCGGCTGGGCATCTTTCGATGATCGTGATCTTAAAGATTTCTATGACGTAAGCCCAACGTTTGGTTTTCATGCGGGGGGAAGTGTAGCCTTTCGGGTGCAAAAGCGATATTTTCTGCAAACTTCCATTATGTATACGCAAAAGGAAAAGAAAATCAGTGGGGGTGGTGATGGCATGTTCAGCAATTCTTTGCGAAATCAGTACATCGATATGCCCATTCTATACACAGCTGAATTCAAGGCCCGACTGGGCAAAGACAAAGTGTACAAATGGTATTTGGGAGTTGGTCCTAATGTGAGTTATTGGTTGGGTGGTAAGGGAACACTTGCCAATAGTAGTCTGGACGAAAACCTGATTGATGAGTTGAAGTATACTGTTACGTTTGGAAAGCAGACTGAAATTGGTGAGCAGGAAATGAATGTCGAAGATCCTAATCGTGTTCAATTGGGTTTGAACATTTCAGCAGGTTTAATTTTTGAGCCAATGGGGATACATAAATTTATGCTGACCACACGTTACGAACATGGACATAGTTTTCTTAGCAGGAATAGTATGGGCGTTTACGGAGAGATAGATGCACAATATCAGGACGAGTTAAAAGTTCGTAATAATGCCTTCGTGGTTTCACTTTATTACTTTGTTGACTTAAAAATCGAAGAACGCCATAAGGGGAAGAGTACCAGCAAAATTAAAACCGGTAAAAAGAGAAGGAGATAA